The following DNA comes from Magnolia sinica isolate HGM2019 chromosome 18, MsV1, whole genome shotgun sequence.
TACAGCTTAATTCATTCTTTGTGAATGATTATGTGTTCATTGTTCACCTGATCATCACATGGGATCCATTCGATTAACTAATAATCCAACTTCATTGTAATCTATATAGGCTTATATGATTTGACTAGGTATAGAGCGATCAGGCCAATCTCTATATGCGCTCATCTTGATCATCTCATAAATTAGGTAAGTCTATCTATGCATCTCAATGTGCATCACTTCTATTGTGTATACCTACACAATGATTTGCATTGTGCAAGAACCGGAACAATAATTTAATCAACGAATATTGGTCATATCTCATGATGATGGCCAATCTAATTGTTATGTGAGCGACCACAAccatatatataaactcaaacaTGAGAAAACCTCAATATAATCCAATGAATATTTATATACACGTGTCAATAACGATCCGATGAGTCGCACTAAATTCAATAGGGTAAACAGCCCAAATCAATCCGCGATCAGGCTGTCCACATCTCTAGTGCAATGGGCTAGGCCGAGGTTGGTCATAGCCATTACCTAGCCATGGCCCTAGCTCAGATCAGGCTACCCTGGCCCTAGGatttaaatgatcaaaggtttgaatAGGTTTGAATAGGTTTGAAGCAGTCAAATGTAAGAATTTTTCTAGATGTCGTCCGTCTCAAATGTTTCTTCCATGGCATAAACGGTCTCGATCATTGGGAATATTTTTAAACTACATAACTATGATGAATGGCAAGCACTCACAGGTGtctttaaaccatccatcttgATGATTGGACTTGACCAGTGGGACCATGATGAGTAAGTAACTGGATAGTGGGCCTACATTCAAGCCTGGGCTCGACACTGGGACTAAGTTTAGGAGCCCAAGCTGCCTGGCCCATTACCAACCTTACACGTATCCAATACAAGGGCATTACACGTGATACATAAGGTCAACCCTCCAAAGGTGGGCACAGATCATGCCAAACCATTCACATCCAGcgtccacatccatccttccatttGAAACGGCCATCTAAaggaatttttcaaaatattccCGCGTTTTTTAAGCAGAACAGCAACCATCTCCAAACGGCCAAACTTCCATTTGAAACGGTCGACATGACCCTCcaacagatctctctctctctctttcaaactctTCTTTACCATCAATTCCCTACAATTTCTCCCTAAAATCAGAGCCATTTCAAGCTCTTGCCAACCTTCTCATTCCAACCTCCAAATTTCTACTTCATATAAATAGGATAGTCGAAGAGCTCCAAACATCGCCATTCATCCGAATTCCCTCAGAAACCAGAAATCAGAAAACATGGGCACATGTGCGACAAAGCCTAGAGAAAATATTCTTGAGTCGCTGCCCAGTGAGAATTCGCCCAATGAGAATTCAAACAGCACAAAGCAGGAGCCGAAAGCTGTCCAAGGCGATCCTCCCGTCGTAGATGTAAGGGTGCAGCTTACCCATTTCATTGTCTTTTGTTCTTGCAATCTTTTTGGGAAATAATATGAGAAGATTTGACAAAAGATGATCTTGGTTGGGTTTTCTCCGCAATTGTGGGAGATCTGAGCTATTTATTCATCAGTTGGAGCCCCCATTAACATTACTGACCCAAAAATCAGAAGGGCCTACTCATCGGGTGGGCTATAagtgtatgttgaatgtggatgATGTTTTCTTATCCAGATATTTCTGTCATTCATGTCTGGCTCATCAATGATTTTTCTACCAGACCCAtttaatgaatggttcagatctctcAAAATCCTCAATTTTCCTGCAGATACTGTTAAATTGTGTGTCTGTCTGATTTTGATGCCATGACTTTTCATGTTCTTGAAAATTGAAATTTCAGGAGAAAGTCGATGCAGGCGAGAACCAAGCTGTAGAAAATGCAATCAAGGAAGAGCCATTGGTAGATCTTTCAGACCCAAAGCCTGATGCCCCCAAATTCGACGGAGAAGTGACAGCCAAATTGACAACTGCTATTACAGATCTAGTTTCTGAGATAGGTATGTCGAACGCAGTTGTTTTATCAGACCCAGCGAAGAATTCGGATGAACCCAAGAAGGTCTCAGAAGTCGATCATGTTGAGGTGAAGAAGACTGCAGATCTTGCCCCAGTGTCTGCAACCACGGTGACAGCAGCCCCAGTCTCTGCAACCCCAGCGACAGTGGCCCCAGTTTCTGCAACCCCAGTGACAGCAGCCCCAGTGGCCCCAGTTGCTGCAACCCCAGTGACAGCAGCCCAAGTGGCCCCAGTTGCTGCGACCCCAGTGACGGCGGCCCCAGTGGCCCCAGTTGCTGCGACCCCAGTGACGGCGGCCCCAGTGGCCCCAGTTGCTGCAACCACAGTGAAAGCAGCCCCAGCGGCCCCAGTTTCTGCAACCACAGTGAAAGCAGCCCCAGCGGCCCCAGTTTCTGCAACCACAGTGACAGCAGCCCCAGTAGCCCCAGTGGCTGCAACCACAGTGAAAGCAGCCCCAGTGGCCCCAGTTTCTGCAACCACAGTGACAGCGGCCCCAGTGGCCCCAGTTGCCGCAACCACGGTGAAAGCAGCCCCAGTGGCCACAGTTTCTGCAACCACGGTGACAGCAGCCCCAGTTTCTGCAACCAAGGCGACAGCGACAAACACTGCGGAAAAAAGTGCATGAGACGCAGAAATCCAATGTGGAGGTTAAAGTGGCATCTTTGAAATCTGAGGTCTTAGAGAAGAAAGACATATTAAAATCTCCCGTTTCTGCTTGAGGATGATTCTTGATCATGCTGCCCGAATTTTTAAAATGCCTAAGAGATTGTGTACAACATTGCAATTTCGGGTTCTAGAAAGAGCCACACTGTTTGACGTCCTTATTGGATCTGTACTGTTGTATTCCTTAATCAAGATCGACTCTTTATTCTTTTGCATTTGTGGTTGGATTTTCAATGTATTAGAACAGAACAGTGTGCTAATCCAAATCATGAGCAAGATTTGGGAAGAtttacaaaaccaaaataataaataataataataaataatgtgTTTTCCATTTTGTGTATCATCCCTAATGCCAAGGGTGCTCAAGTCTGCCATGGAAGGCCCTTCCAATTGAAATTTGGTGTTACACCCAAACACATGCTAAAGCCGATGTGATAAAATCAAACTCTTCATATTGTTATGTATGCTAAAGAATTAGAATAGGATAGGAATTAGGAATTTAGGTTAGACCACTTAACAAAATCTGAGGTTGTGTTTGTCGGTTCAATCGAATTACATTGCAATAATTCAATTTAGTAAAACAAAAAAGCCACAACTAGGGCTAGCGGCATTCCATTGCAATGAAAGACTAGCCCCCAAATTGCAATTGCTATCATTTTGATTTGTAAAGATTAGCATTTTTGGGGTTTGCTTGCTTCATGAATTAAAATGGTGCTGCCCACACTTTCTACATTTCCACTCTAATGAATTGAATGAGTCGTGATTCAGTTCAAtgaagcatccaaacacacactAGACTGCTAGCAATCAGCGGAAAGGCAAAGATTCCAAAAAGAACAGCACGCATCATGAAGAGAACTGGTGAGGAAATCATTGCTCTAACATAAGACTGCATACAATTGCATGGGACATTTCAAAAGAAATGTAATCAAATAAGAAAGATATTACAAATGAAACCTCACTTATAAGGACTGAAAGAGCTGATAATAGTGCAGATAGACAGACCACCTCAGCTGTTCTTCTCTTTTGGACTTCTTGGAGCTGATTTAAACCAAGGTATCCATACAGATGTTGTCTTCTGGTATTGTCTGTATGCTTCCactctattttcttgctttaacATCCGTTGTTCCACTAGAACTGTTACATATACCAAGCATAAGCTATTAACAAGAGGCCCAATGAAGGTCCATCCATGCCCCACATTCCATCCATATATAGCCAATCCCCACCACCACAACTGCTCCCCGAAGTAGTTTGGATGGCGAGAATACCACCATAAGCCCTTGTCGAGATTGGGCAAAGGAGGCAGACCACGCTCTTTTAACAAGTTGTTTCGTTGAACAAAATTAAAGAGCTGTGTGTCGGCAAAGTAAGCAATAATGACCCCGCTTAAGCAGACAATTGCCGCAATGGTGTCCCAGGCATTCCAGGGTTTTTCACTTGAGTGGACTGCATACATGGGTAGGCATATGCCAATCAGAAAGACCTGCAAATTGCAATGCCATAACATTAGAGAAAATAGAAAGAACTAAAGAAAGATTGGGAAATGTTTTTCTGTAGTCCATCAGGGATGAATGCAAGAAGAACTGTCAAGATGTGATACAACCACACAGAAACATCATTACCACAGAAATTAAGGGTGCGTTTAGATGAAATATATTTTTGAATAGCAGTTCGGAGTCTACCAAATTGTGATTTCCTTTCTATAGGGGGTCTGGGATCCAAATTGCAGTTATGTTACCTTCTGTTGGATTGAAAGTAACATAATTGTAATTGAGAGCTACTTCAATTGTGATTACTAGGAAATGTTAGTAACTTTTGCCGTTTGCTCTTGATTGGAATGCTTGCAATTCAATTTTCTTGTGTGTCCAAACGCAGCCTAACAGCAAAACCAAATGCTTTACATGTGCAACGATGGTGAATTCGACAAAATCACAAGACCGTGATTCTGGAACCAACGTAGGACAGGCAGAATGCCTCATTCATAAAGATATCGATGTGCTTACGACAATGGGCTAGACTGCAGCATGATTTTGCTGAAAGcggaatcaagcaaagtaatcacGATCGCACAAACAAACCCAACAAAAAAGCAAtctgaattttacgtggaaaaacccttttagaaaaaaaaaaaaaaaaaaccacgacacaaagcgatgaGTAATGCGCTATAAAAGCAATGTTCCAAGAGATAGTAGatcttaccgattcgaacaaccctTGATTCTCCTTTGAaaccctagctatgcccttgaaccctttagAACAACTTAGAAAGCCCTAATCCTTCTTAATTCTTGCCAGAATCCTGATTACACCTAGTATATATACTACCCAAccggaataggaaataaatcgcGCACTTACGCAATTTTGCATGCGCCTTCAATGggtcctttgatggcatcgacatacATCGAGGACCAgttgataacatcgaagatcctttaatgccatcgagtagcaacttccaaaactgtctagcaatcaactaggattttttattattttttttttttttcagatttctcgatgggatcgagtggttTGTCGAGTGTTCTGTCAATGGCATTGACATATGCTCGATGGAATCGACATTACACAACATTTGCTTCACCTAACAATATTATCAAAAGATTCATACGATGCATGGCAAACATGTACAAGAATCTAGACATTCGAAACTGTGGCCACCATTGTGAACATTCGAAAGGAAAATAGTCTCACAGCCTAAAGCAGATGGTTaagaccatccaatcaatgtgaaTTTTGGGTTATGCTCATCCAAAATACGGCCTACAATTTGGAAACTCTAGATTTATTTACATGTACGCCACATCTACTGTTGAAGGATTATTAATGCTTGTGTCATGGTATCACAAACTCACCCCATAGACAAGCTCTTAAAACATTTGGGTGTTTCTTCATCCAGAAATCTACAGCATAACCTAACCACAGCCTCTATGCCTCTATTCgttttaaagaaaaacaaaatgctACCGAAACTCGGAAAAACCAATAAAAATGCTAAATTCTCCAAACCGGCTCTCTTGAAATTCGATGAAATAATCTCCTCACTTCTAAATAACATGGTACTTTGGTCTGCCTATCAACAAACAAGAATCTTAAGGCCTTCTTAAGAAAATCAATTACTAAGTCACTTCAATTGCAAAAATACCAAATTCAAATCAACAAAAAGAAAACGAATTTGACAAACCAATCCCAATAAAAAGAAAACCCAACATTGCATTTTCGAAGCCACACAAAACAGGCGTACCTGTTGCGAGGCATAGACCGAGAAAAATGAAACCCACCACCATTTCTTCCCATActccttcctcatatcactaaaCCTCCAATCCTCCCTAGCACCCCATTCCCACCTCTCCCTCCTGAAATAGCTATGTGTGAGCCTAATACTCCACACCCACGTCAGCAAAATCATGACCGTCGATCGAACAGCATCCCACTTGGAAAGGGGATGGCTAGCATAGTAGTGAACAAGCATCACAGGTATCACAGTCCAATACAAATCTATCATCTGCACCAAACCATGGAAAGAGAAGAGGAAATTAAATAAAAATCGTGGAAATTAACTAAAATTAGGAGAAATTAGTGGGTGTCTTTGAATTATGAGGGGTAC
Coding sequences within:
- the LOC131233494 gene encoding uncharacterized protein LOC131233494, which codes for MGTCATKPRENILESLPSENSPNENSNSTKQEPKAVQGDPPVVDEKVDAGENQAVENAIKEEPLVDLSDPKPDAPKFDGEVTAKLTTAITDLVSEIGMSNAVVLSDPAKNSDEPKKVSEVDHVEVKKTADLAPVSATTVTAAPVSATPATVAPVSATPVTAAPVAPVAATPVTAAQVAPVAATPVTAAPVAPVAATPVTAAPVAPVAATTVKAAPAAPVSATTVKAAPAAPVSATTVTAAPVAPVAATTVKAAPVAPVSATTVTAAPVAPVAATTVKAAPVATVSATTVTAAPVSATKATATNTAEKSA
- the LOC131233493 gene encoding uncharacterized protein C594.04c-like; its protein translation is MTNLKKAVVAFVAPLPSVAFYLYFLHNSSHPSPSSAHLGYLWKWCSHHPLYLANLLFFFNVNLLFWVISLIQSSNWMIDLYWTVIPVMLVHYYASHPLSKWDAVRSTVMILLTWVWSIRLTHSYFRRERWEWGAREDWRFSDMRKEYGKKWWWVSFFSVYASQQVFLIGICLPMYAVHSSEKPWNAWDTIAAIVCLSGVIIAYFADTQLFNFVQRNNLLKERGLPPLPNLDKGLWWYSRHPNYFGEQLWWWGLAIYGWNVGHGWTFIGPLVNSLCLVYVTVLVEQRMLKQENRVEAYRQYQKTTSVWIPWFKSAPRSPKEKNS